The following coding sequences are from one Salinicoccus sp. Bachu38 window:
- the nrdR gene encoding transcriptional regulator NrdR, with protein sequence MRCPNCQHTSSRVVDSRHTDELSAIRRRRECEECGFRFTTFERMELSPLVVVKKDGNREVFSRDKLMDGLLRACEKRPIPYEALEKTTARIESALRNLNKAEISSNEIGEFVMKELITLDQVAYVRFASVYKEFKDIDQLMDTLKHLAKGRDDDELQ encoded by the coding sequence ATGAGATGTCCAAACTGCCAGCATACGAGTTCCAGAGTAGTCGATTCCAGGCATACGGATGAGCTGTCCGCCATCCGCAGACGCAGGGAATGCGAAGAATGCGGCTTCAGGTTCACCACTTTCGAGCGCATGGAGCTGTCTCCGCTCGTCGTCGTCAAAAAGGACGGCAACCGAGAAGTCTTCAGCCGCGACAAGCTGATGGACGGACTGCTCAGAGCGTGTGAAAAGCGTCCGATTCCATATGAGGCGCTGGAAAAAACGACTGCACGCATCGAATCTGCACTCAGGAATCTGAACAAGGCAGAGATATCAAGCAACGAAATCGGTGAATTTGTGATGAAGGAATTGATTACACTGGACCAGGTCGCCTATGTCAGGTTTGCATCCGTATATAAGGAATTCAAAGATATCGACCAGCTGATGGATACACTGAAACACCTCGCCAAAGGCAGGGATGATGATGAACTTCAATGA